A genomic region of Thunnus albacares chromosome 4, fThuAlb1.1, whole genome shotgun sequence contains the following coding sequences:
- the rab22a gene encoding ras-related protein Rab-22A produces MALRELKVCLLGDTGVGKSSIVWRFVEDSFDPNINPTIGASFMTKTVQYQNELHKFLIWDTAGQERFRALAPMYYRGSAAAIIVYDITKEESFQTLKNWVKELRQHGPPNIVVAIAGNKCDLSDAREVSEKDAKDYADSIHAIFVETSAKNAININEVFIEISKRIPVVDAAGGSSGKGFKLGRQASESRRTCC; encoded by the exons ATGGCGCTGAGAGAGTTAAAAGTTTGTCTCCTTGGG GACACTGGCGTCGGAAAGTCAAGTATTGTTTGGAGATTTGTGGAGGACAGCTTTGACCCAAACATCAACCCAACAATTGG GGCATCCTTCATGACCAAGACAGTGCAATACCAAAACGAGCTTCACAAGTTCCTGATCTGGGACACGGCAGGACAGGAGCGG TTCCGAGCTCTGGCACCAATGTACTACAGAGGTTCAGCGGCAGCCATCATTGtttatgacatcacaaaagAG GAGTCCTTCCAGACATTGAAGAATTGGGTGAAGGAGCTGCGACAGCATGGCCCTCCTAATATAGTGGTAGCCATTGCTGGCAACAAATGTGACCTGTCAGACGCCAG GGAAGTCTCGGAGAAGGATGCCAAGGACTATGCTGATTCCATCCATGCCATCTTTGTAGAAACCAGTGCCAAGAATGCCATTAACATCAACGAGGTGTTTATAGAGATAA GTAAGCGCATCCCTGTTGTTGACGCAGCAGGAGGAAGTTCAGGAAAAGGTTTCAAACTGGGACGGCAAGCCTCAGAGTCTCGCAGGACGTGCTGCTGA
- the ppp4r1l gene encoding serine/threonine-protein phosphatase 4 regulatory subunit 1 isoform X2 produces the protein MAGLSLYFEDGHDDLDDFGFDDYGSECDGIRITAFLDAGQDNLTPLGRLEKYAFSENVFNRQIVARGLLDVLREFSDNENDFISVMETVARMSEDGEPTVRAELMEQVPNIAMFLHESRPNFPAAFSRYLVPIVVRYLTDPNNQVRKTSQAALLVLLEQGLISKADMETKVCPVLLDLTEPSSDDDYKIEAVAIMCKVVTMLSKDTVEHLLLPRFCDLCSDSRLFQVRKVCAANFGEFCSIVGQEATEKLLMPKFFDLCSDSLWGIRKACAECFMMVSNSTSPEVRRAKLSPLFISLISDQSRWVRQAAFQSLGRFISTFANPSSTGLHFREDGALLEVPRCTSDSDCSLNSLNCSDISGCHTERTITHTPPNQDGRATPSPEHVSTGDGEEMHNYDDNHTSVHGVMHDGFTHSIPNRNNSPKTTNNAKNTKEMEQTDENFNSFHYWRSPLPDISGELEMLSCHTTEEKKEEKEEEPEDNCPDSKSSPGQTTSDQIQKVLDCLQPHIDDPDVQAQVQVLSAALKAAQLDSPGDDSLTETQLAMEPESNTESPVVERKSVEVQSESEETPAEEEQTMETPSAPESCPVQEQGDEETQTEPLEDQQESPPDSPVLESELIESVEEEGKEESANSPLSDDKPKIQNVIPQQLLDQYLSMTDPARAQTVDTEIAKHCAFSLPGVALTLGRQNWHCLKDTYETLATDVQWKVRRTLAFSIHELAVILGDQLTAADLVPIFNGFLKDLDEVRIGVLKHLYDFLKLLHADKRREYLYQLQEFMVTDNSRNWRFRYELAEQLILIIELYSHYDVYDYLRQIALTLCSDKVSEVRWISYKLVVEILQKLYACGADDLGLNFINELTVRFCHCPKWVGRQAFAFICQAVVEEDCMPMEQFSQHLLPSLLSLSSDPVANVRVLVAKALRQSVMEKAYFKEPGCAYSDELEETVMALQSDKDRDVRFFASLDPNKGLMDTAPLI, from the exons ATGGCAG GTCTATCTTTATACTTTGAAGATGGCCATGATGATCTGGATGACT TTGGATTCGATGACTACGGTTCAGAGTGCGACGGCATCCGCATCACAGCCTTCCTAGACGCAGGACAAGACAACCTCACTCCTCTCGGGAGGCTAGAGAAGTATGCCTTCAGTGAGAATGTCTTCAACAG GCAGATCGTGGCTCGTGGCCTGCTTGATGTGCTTCGCGAGTTcagtgataatgaaaatgactttATCAGTGTCATGGAGACAGTTGCCAGAATGTCAGAAGATGGAG AGCCCACAGTGCGAGCCGAACTGATGGAGCAGGTCCCCAACATCGCCATGTTTTTACATGAGAGTCGGCCCAACTTCCCAGCCGCTTTCTCAAGATACTTGGTACCAATTGTAGTCCGGTATCTCACTGATCCAAATAACCAG GTGCGGAAGACCAGCCAGGCGGCGCTGCTCGTTCTGTTGGAGCAGGGCCTCATCTCTAAGGCTGATATGGAGACCAAAGTTTGTCCAGTTCTGCTCGACCTCACAGAACCCAGCAGTGACGACGACTACAAAATAGAGGCAGTTGCT ATCATGTGTAAAGTCGTCACCATGTTGAGCAAAGACACAGTGGAGCATCTATTGCTGCCACGCTTCTGTGACCTGTGCAGTGATAGTAGACTCTTCCAAGTCCGAAAG GTCTGTGCAGCAAATTTTGGAGAGTTTTGTTCTATTGTGGGTCAGGAGGCCACAGAAAAACTACTG ATGCCCAAGTTCTTCGATCTGTGCTCAGACAGCCTGTGGGGCATCAGGAAAGCCTGCGCTGAGTGCTTCATGATGGTCTCAAACTCCACCTCTCCAGAGGTGCGACGTGCAAAATTGTCCCCCCTGttcatcagcctcatcagtGACCAGTCCCGTTGG GTGCGCCAGGCTGCCTTTCAGTCTCTGGGACGTTTCATCTCCACCTTTGCCAATCCCTCCAGCACAGGCCTTCACTTCAGAGAGGACGGCGCACTACTAGAGGTTCCTAGGTGTACATCAGACAG TGACTGCTCTCTAAACTCCCTGAACTGCTCCGATATTAGCGGCTGCCACACAGAAAGAACCATCACTCACACGCCTCCCAATCAAGACGGCCGTGCCACACCATCCCCAGAGCACGTGTCGACAGGGGACGGCGAGGAAATGCACAACTATGACGACAACCACACTTCTGTTCACGGAGTGATGCACGACGGCTTCACCCACAGCATCCCAAACCGCAACAACAGCCCTAAGACCACAAACAACGCTAAGAACACAAAAGAAATGGAGCAAACAGACGAGAACTTTAATTCTTTCCATTATTGGAGGTCTCCTTTACCAGACATCAGTGGGGAACTGGAGATGCTAAGTTGTCACacaacagaggaaaagaaagaggagaaggaggaggaaccTGAAGACAATTGTCCTGATTCCAAATCCAGCCCCGGTCAAACTACCAGCGACCAGATCCAGAAGGTCTTGGACTGTTTGCAACCGCACATTGATGACCCCGATGTACAAG CTCAAGTCCAGGTATTGTCAGCAGCTCTAAAGGCAGCCCAGCTCGACAGCCCAGGAGACGACAGCCTGACAGAAACCCAGCTAGCGATGGAACCCGAGAGCAACACCGAGAGCCCGGTCGTGGAGAGAAAATCTGTGGAGGTGCAGTCAGAGAGTGAAGAGACTCCCGCAGAAGAGGAGCAAACGATGGAAACCCCCTCAGCCCCGGAGTCGTGCCCCGTCCAGGAGCAAGGGGACGAGGAGACGCAGACGGAGCCCTTGGAGGATCAGCAAGAGTCTCCTCCTGACTCCCCTGTTCTA GAATCTGAACTAATTGAAAGTGTGGAGGAAGAGGGAAAGGAAGAGTCTGCTAACAGCCCACTGTCTGATGATAAGCCTAAGATCCAG AACGTCATCCCTCAGCAGCTGTTGGATCAGTACCTCTCTATGACGGACCCGGCTCGGGCTCAGACGGTGGATACAGAGATAGCCAAACACTGTGCCTTCAGCCTGCCAGGGGTGGCGCTCACTCTGGGCCGACAGAACTGGCACTGCCTCAAGGACACGTATGAAACCCTCGCTACTGATGTGCAG TGGAAAGTGCGGCGTACACTGGCTTTCTCCATCCATGAACTGGCAGTCATCCTGGGAGACCAGCTGACAGCGGCCGATCTGGTACCCATCTTCAACGGTTTTCTGAAAGACCTGGATGAGGTTCGCATCGGCGTGCTCAAACACCTCTACGACTTCCTCAAG ctgtTGCATGCTGACAAGAGGAGAGAATATCTGTACCAGCTGCAGGAGTTCATGGTGACGGACAATAGTCGCAACTGGAGGTTCAGATACGAGCTGGCAGA GCAGTTGATCTTGATCATAGAGTTGTACAGCCACTACGACGTGTATGACTACCTCAGACAGATAGCGCTCACACTCTGCTCTGACAAAGTCTCAGAAGTCAGGTGGATCTCGTACAAACTG GTTGTAGAGATCCTCCAGAAGCTGTATGCATGTGGGGCTGATGACCTGGGCCTGAACTTCATCAACGAGCTCACCGTCAGGTTCTGCCACTGTCCCAAGTGGGTGGGGCGGCAGGCTTTTGCCTTCATCTGCCAG GCTGTAGTGGAGGAGGACTGTATGCCCATGGAGCAGTTCAGCCAGCACCTCTTGCCCAGCCTGCTCAGCCTCTCCTCAGACCCGGTGGCTAATGTTCGCGTACTAGTGGCCAAGGCTCTACGACAGAGCGTCATGGAGAAAG CGTACTTCAAGGAGCCGGGCTGTGCCTACTCTGACGAGCTGGAAGAGACTGTGATGGCTCTGCAGTCTGACAAGGACCGGGACGTCCGCTTCTTCGCCAGCCTGGACCCCAACAAAGGCTTGATGGACACGGCTCCCTTGATTTAG
- the ppp4r1l gene encoding serine/threonine-protein phosphatase 4 regulatory subunit 1 isoform X1, whose product MFATTDSPSNCLILAGLSLYFEDGHDDLDDFGFDDYGSECDGIRITAFLDAGQDNLTPLGRLEKYAFSENVFNRQIVARGLLDVLREFSDNENDFISVMETVARMSEDGEPTVRAELMEQVPNIAMFLHESRPNFPAAFSRYLVPIVVRYLTDPNNQVRKTSQAALLVLLEQGLISKADMETKVCPVLLDLTEPSSDDDYKIEAVAIMCKVVTMLSKDTVEHLLLPRFCDLCSDSRLFQVRKVCAANFGEFCSIVGQEATEKLLMPKFFDLCSDSLWGIRKACAECFMMVSNSTSPEVRRAKLSPLFISLISDQSRWVRQAAFQSLGRFISTFANPSSTGLHFREDGALLEVPRCTSDSDCSLNSLNCSDISGCHTERTITHTPPNQDGRATPSPEHVSTGDGEEMHNYDDNHTSVHGVMHDGFTHSIPNRNNSPKTTNNAKNTKEMEQTDENFNSFHYWRSPLPDISGELEMLSCHTTEEKKEEKEEEPEDNCPDSKSSPGQTTSDQIQKVLDCLQPHIDDPDVQAQVQVLSAALKAAQLDSPGDDSLTETQLAMEPESNTESPVVERKSVEVQSESEETPAEEEQTMETPSAPESCPVQEQGDEETQTEPLEDQQESPPDSPVLESELIESVEEEGKEESANSPLSDDKPKIQNVIPQQLLDQYLSMTDPARAQTVDTEIAKHCAFSLPGVALTLGRQNWHCLKDTYETLATDVQWKVRRTLAFSIHELAVILGDQLTAADLVPIFNGFLKDLDEVRIGVLKHLYDFLKLLHADKRREYLYQLQEFMVTDNSRNWRFRYELAEQLILIIELYSHYDVYDYLRQIALTLCSDKVSEVRWISYKLVVEILQKLYACGADDLGLNFINELTVRFCHCPKWVGRQAFAFICQAVVEEDCMPMEQFSQHLLPSLLSLSSDPVANVRVLVAKALRQSVMEKAYFKEPGCAYSDELEETVMALQSDKDRDVRFFASLDPNKGLMDTAPLI is encoded by the exons ATGTTTGCCACTACAGATTCACCCTCTAATTGTCTTATCCTCGCAGGTCTATCTTTATACTTTGAAGATGGCCATGATGATCTGGATGACT TTGGATTCGATGACTACGGTTCAGAGTGCGACGGCATCCGCATCACAGCCTTCCTAGACGCAGGACAAGACAACCTCACTCCTCTCGGGAGGCTAGAGAAGTATGCCTTCAGTGAGAATGTCTTCAACAG GCAGATCGTGGCTCGTGGCCTGCTTGATGTGCTTCGCGAGTTcagtgataatgaaaatgactttATCAGTGTCATGGAGACAGTTGCCAGAATGTCAGAAGATGGAG AGCCCACAGTGCGAGCCGAACTGATGGAGCAGGTCCCCAACATCGCCATGTTTTTACATGAGAGTCGGCCCAACTTCCCAGCCGCTTTCTCAAGATACTTGGTACCAATTGTAGTCCGGTATCTCACTGATCCAAATAACCAG GTGCGGAAGACCAGCCAGGCGGCGCTGCTCGTTCTGTTGGAGCAGGGCCTCATCTCTAAGGCTGATATGGAGACCAAAGTTTGTCCAGTTCTGCTCGACCTCACAGAACCCAGCAGTGACGACGACTACAAAATAGAGGCAGTTGCT ATCATGTGTAAAGTCGTCACCATGTTGAGCAAAGACACAGTGGAGCATCTATTGCTGCCACGCTTCTGTGACCTGTGCAGTGATAGTAGACTCTTCCAAGTCCGAAAG GTCTGTGCAGCAAATTTTGGAGAGTTTTGTTCTATTGTGGGTCAGGAGGCCACAGAAAAACTACTG ATGCCCAAGTTCTTCGATCTGTGCTCAGACAGCCTGTGGGGCATCAGGAAAGCCTGCGCTGAGTGCTTCATGATGGTCTCAAACTCCACCTCTCCAGAGGTGCGACGTGCAAAATTGTCCCCCCTGttcatcagcctcatcagtGACCAGTCCCGTTGG GTGCGCCAGGCTGCCTTTCAGTCTCTGGGACGTTTCATCTCCACCTTTGCCAATCCCTCCAGCACAGGCCTTCACTTCAGAGAGGACGGCGCACTACTAGAGGTTCCTAGGTGTACATCAGACAG TGACTGCTCTCTAAACTCCCTGAACTGCTCCGATATTAGCGGCTGCCACACAGAAAGAACCATCACTCACACGCCTCCCAATCAAGACGGCCGTGCCACACCATCCCCAGAGCACGTGTCGACAGGGGACGGCGAGGAAATGCACAACTATGACGACAACCACACTTCTGTTCACGGAGTGATGCACGACGGCTTCACCCACAGCATCCCAAACCGCAACAACAGCCCTAAGACCACAAACAACGCTAAGAACACAAAAGAAATGGAGCAAACAGACGAGAACTTTAATTCTTTCCATTATTGGAGGTCTCCTTTACCAGACATCAGTGGGGAACTGGAGATGCTAAGTTGTCACacaacagaggaaaagaaagaggagaaggaggaggaaccTGAAGACAATTGTCCTGATTCCAAATCCAGCCCCGGTCAAACTACCAGCGACCAGATCCAGAAGGTCTTGGACTGTTTGCAACCGCACATTGATGACCCCGATGTACAAG CTCAAGTCCAGGTATTGTCAGCAGCTCTAAAGGCAGCCCAGCTCGACAGCCCAGGAGACGACAGCCTGACAGAAACCCAGCTAGCGATGGAACCCGAGAGCAACACCGAGAGCCCGGTCGTGGAGAGAAAATCTGTGGAGGTGCAGTCAGAGAGTGAAGAGACTCCCGCAGAAGAGGAGCAAACGATGGAAACCCCCTCAGCCCCGGAGTCGTGCCCCGTCCAGGAGCAAGGGGACGAGGAGACGCAGACGGAGCCCTTGGAGGATCAGCAAGAGTCTCCTCCTGACTCCCCTGTTCTA GAATCTGAACTAATTGAAAGTGTGGAGGAAGAGGGAAAGGAAGAGTCTGCTAACAGCCCACTGTCTGATGATAAGCCTAAGATCCAG AACGTCATCCCTCAGCAGCTGTTGGATCAGTACCTCTCTATGACGGACCCGGCTCGGGCTCAGACGGTGGATACAGAGATAGCCAAACACTGTGCCTTCAGCCTGCCAGGGGTGGCGCTCACTCTGGGCCGACAGAACTGGCACTGCCTCAAGGACACGTATGAAACCCTCGCTACTGATGTGCAG TGGAAAGTGCGGCGTACACTGGCTTTCTCCATCCATGAACTGGCAGTCATCCTGGGAGACCAGCTGACAGCGGCCGATCTGGTACCCATCTTCAACGGTTTTCTGAAAGACCTGGATGAGGTTCGCATCGGCGTGCTCAAACACCTCTACGACTTCCTCAAG ctgtTGCATGCTGACAAGAGGAGAGAATATCTGTACCAGCTGCAGGAGTTCATGGTGACGGACAATAGTCGCAACTGGAGGTTCAGATACGAGCTGGCAGA GCAGTTGATCTTGATCATAGAGTTGTACAGCCACTACGACGTGTATGACTACCTCAGACAGATAGCGCTCACACTCTGCTCTGACAAAGTCTCAGAAGTCAGGTGGATCTCGTACAAACTG GTTGTAGAGATCCTCCAGAAGCTGTATGCATGTGGGGCTGATGACCTGGGCCTGAACTTCATCAACGAGCTCACCGTCAGGTTCTGCCACTGTCCCAAGTGGGTGGGGCGGCAGGCTTTTGCCTTCATCTGCCAG GCTGTAGTGGAGGAGGACTGTATGCCCATGGAGCAGTTCAGCCAGCACCTCTTGCCCAGCCTGCTCAGCCTCTCCTCAGACCCGGTGGCTAATGTTCGCGTACTAGTGGCCAAGGCTCTACGACAGAGCGTCATGGAGAAAG CGTACTTCAAGGAGCCGGGCTGTGCCTACTCTGACGAGCTGGAAGAGACTGTGATGGCTCTGCAGTCTGACAAGGACCGGGACGTCCGCTTCTTCGCCAGCCTGGACCCCAACAAAGGCTTGATGGACACGGCTCCCTTGATTTAG
- the ppp4r1l gene encoding serine/threonine-protein phosphatase 4 regulatory subunit 1 isoform X3 encodes MPSVRMSSTEPTVRAELMEQVPNIAMFLHESRPNFPAAFSRYLVPIVVRYLTDPNNQVRKTSQAALLVLLEQGLISKADMETKVCPVLLDLTEPSSDDDYKIEAVAIMCKVVTMLSKDTVEHLLLPRFCDLCSDSRLFQVRKVCAANFGEFCSIVGQEATEKLLMPKFFDLCSDSLWGIRKACAECFMMVSNSTSPEVRRAKLSPLFISLISDQSRWVRQAAFQSLGRFISTFANPSSTGLHFREDGALLEVPRCTSDSDCSLNSLNCSDISGCHTERTITHTPPNQDGRATPSPEHVSTGDGEEMHNYDDNHTSVHGVMHDGFTHSIPNRNNSPKTTNNAKNTKEMEQTDENFNSFHYWRSPLPDISGELEMLSCHTTEEKKEEKEEEPEDNCPDSKSSPGQTTSDQIQKVLDCLQPHIDDPDVQAQVQVLSAALKAAQLDSPGDDSLTETQLAMEPESNTESPVVERKSVEVQSESEETPAEEEQTMETPSAPESCPVQEQGDEETQTEPLEDQQESPPDSPVLESELIESVEEEGKEESANSPLSDDKPKIQNVIPQQLLDQYLSMTDPARAQTVDTEIAKHCAFSLPGVALTLGRQNWHCLKDTYETLATDVQWKVRRTLAFSIHELAVILGDQLTAADLVPIFNGFLKDLDEVRIGVLKHLYDFLKLLHADKRREYLYQLQEFMVTDNSRNWRFRYELAEQLILIIELYSHYDVYDYLRQIALTLCSDKVSEVRWISYKLVVEILQKLYACGADDLGLNFINELTVRFCHCPKWVGRQAFAFICQAVVEEDCMPMEQFSQHLLPSLLSLSSDPVANVRVLVAKALRQSVMEKAYFKEPGCAYSDELEETVMALQSDKDRDVRFFASLDPNKGLMDTAPLI; translated from the exons ATGCCTTCAGTGAGAATGTCTTCAACAG AGCCCACAGTGCGAGCCGAACTGATGGAGCAGGTCCCCAACATCGCCATGTTTTTACATGAGAGTCGGCCCAACTTCCCAGCCGCTTTCTCAAGATACTTGGTACCAATTGTAGTCCGGTATCTCACTGATCCAAATAACCAG GTGCGGAAGACCAGCCAGGCGGCGCTGCTCGTTCTGTTGGAGCAGGGCCTCATCTCTAAGGCTGATATGGAGACCAAAGTTTGTCCAGTTCTGCTCGACCTCACAGAACCCAGCAGTGACGACGACTACAAAATAGAGGCAGTTGCT ATCATGTGTAAAGTCGTCACCATGTTGAGCAAAGACACAGTGGAGCATCTATTGCTGCCACGCTTCTGTGACCTGTGCAGTGATAGTAGACTCTTCCAAGTCCGAAAG GTCTGTGCAGCAAATTTTGGAGAGTTTTGTTCTATTGTGGGTCAGGAGGCCACAGAAAAACTACTG ATGCCCAAGTTCTTCGATCTGTGCTCAGACAGCCTGTGGGGCATCAGGAAAGCCTGCGCTGAGTGCTTCATGATGGTCTCAAACTCCACCTCTCCAGAGGTGCGACGTGCAAAATTGTCCCCCCTGttcatcagcctcatcagtGACCAGTCCCGTTGG GTGCGCCAGGCTGCCTTTCAGTCTCTGGGACGTTTCATCTCCACCTTTGCCAATCCCTCCAGCACAGGCCTTCACTTCAGAGAGGACGGCGCACTACTAGAGGTTCCTAGGTGTACATCAGACAG TGACTGCTCTCTAAACTCCCTGAACTGCTCCGATATTAGCGGCTGCCACACAGAAAGAACCATCACTCACACGCCTCCCAATCAAGACGGCCGTGCCACACCATCCCCAGAGCACGTGTCGACAGGGGACGGCGAGGAAATGCACAACTATGACGACAACCACACTTCTGTTCACGGAGTGATGCACGACGGCTTCACCCACAGCATCCCAAACCGCAACAACAGCCCTAAGACCACAAACAACGCTAAGAACACAAAAGAAATGGAGCAAACAGACGAGAACTTTAATTCTTTCCATTATTGGAGGTCTCCTTTACCAGACATCAGTGGGGAACTGGAGATGCTAAGTTGTCACacaacagaggaaaagaaagaggagaaggaggaggaaccTGAAGACAATTGTCCTGATTCCAAATCCAGCCCCGGTCAAACTACCAGCGACCAGATCCAGAAGGTCTTGGACTGTTTGCAACCGCACATTGATGACCCCGATGTACAAG CTCAAGTCCAGGTATTGTCAGCAGCTCTAAAGGCAGCCCAGCTCGACAGCCCAGGAGACGACAGCCTGACAGAAACCCAGCTAGCGATGGAACCCGAGAGCAACACCGAGAGCCCGGTCGTGGAGAGAAAATCTGTGGAGGTGCAGTCAGAGAGTGAAGAGACTCCCGCAGAAGAGGAGCAAACGATGGAAACCCCCTCAGCCCCGGAGTCGTGCCCCGTCCAGGAGCAAGGGGACGAGGAGACGCAGACGGAGCCCTTGGAGGATCAGCAAGAGTCTCCTCCTGACTCCCCTGTTCTA GAATCTGAACTAATTGAAAGTGTGGAGGAAGAGGGAAAGGAAGAGTCTGCTAACAGCCCACTGTCTGATGATAAGCCTAAGATCCAG AACGTCATCCCTCAGCAGCTGTTGGATCAGTACCTCTCTATGACGGACCCGGCTCGGGCTCAGACGGTGGATACAGAGATAGCCAAACACTGTGCCTTCAGCCTGCCAGGGGTGGCGCTCACTCTGGGCCGACAGAACTGGCACTGCCTCAAGGACACGTATGAAACCCTCGCTACTGATGTGCAG TGGAAAGTGCGGCGTACACTGGCTTTCTCCATCCATGAACTGGCAGTCATCCTGGGAGACCAGCTGACAGCGGCCGATCTGGTACCCATCTTCAACGGTTTTCTGAAAGACCTGGATGAGGTTCGCATCGGCGTGCTCAAACACCTCTACGACTTCCTCAAG ctgtTGCATGCTGACAAGAGGAGAGAATATCTGTACCAGCTGCAGGAGTTCATGGTGACGGACAATAGTCGCAACTGGAGGTTCAGATACGAGCTGGCAGA GCAGTTGATCTTGATCATAGAGTTGTACAGCCACTACGACGTGTATGACTACCTCAGACAGATAGCGCTCACACTCTGCTCTGACAAAGTCTCAGAAGTCAGGTGGATCTCGTACAAACTG GTTGTAGAGATCCTCCAGAAGCTGTATGCATGTGGGGCTGATGACCTGGGCCTGAACTTCATCAACGAGCTCACCGTCAGGTTCTGCCACTGTCCCAAGTGGGTGGGGCGGCAGGCTTTTGCCTTCATCTGCCAG GCTGTAGTGGAGGAGGACTGTATGCCCATGGAGCAGTTCAGCCAGCACCTCTTGCCCAGCCTGCTCAGCCTCTCCTCAGACCCGGTGGCTAATGTTCGCGTACTAGTGGCCAAGGCTCTACGACAGAGCGTCATGGAGAAAG CGTACTTCAAGGAGCCGGGCTGTGCCTACTCTGACGAGCTGGAAGAGACTGTGATGGCTCTGCAGTCTGACAAGGACCGGGACGTCCGCTTCTTCGCCAGCCTGGACCCCAACAAAGGCTTGATGGACACGGCTCCCTTGATTTAG